The following coding sequences lie in one Nycticebus coucang isolate mNycCou1 chromosome 18, mNycCou1.pri, whole genome shotgun sequence genomic window:
- the CANT1 gene encoding soluble calcium-activated nucleotidase 1 isoform X3, translated as MHRTSGVQVPVTAPLTSLSPACRSHPTFSLMPIPPSDRLEWNESMHSLRISVGGLPVLASMTKAADPRFRPRWRVILPSFVGAAVLWLLYSHRPSPGRPPTYNTHNWRLSQTPADSYNDTYPLSVPQRTPGGIRYRIAVIADLDTESRAQEENTWFSFLKKGYLTLSDSGDKVAVEWDEDPAVLESHLAEKGRGMELSDLIVFNGKLYSVDDRTGVVYQIEGTKAVPWVILSDGDGTVEKGYLIHESACWSDTLQRWFFLPRRASHARYSEKEDERRGTNLLLSATPDFSEVTVSRVGEVVPTHGFSSFKFIPNTDDQIIVALKSEEDSGKIATYIMAFTLDGRFLLPETKIGSVKYEGIEFI; from the exons ATGCATCGGACCTCAGGCGTGCAGGTTCCAGTAACTGCTCCCCTAACCTCCCTCTCCCCGGCGTGTAGGTCCCACCCAACCTTCAGTCTGATGCCCATCCCGCCCTCCGACCGCCTGGAATGGAATGAGTCTATGCACTCCCTGCGGATCAGCGTGGGGGGCCTTCCTGTGCTGGCGTCCATGACCAAGGCCGCGGACCCCCGCTTCCGCCCACGGTGGAGGGTGATCCTGCCATCCTTTGTGGGTGCTGCTGTCCTCTGGCTGCTGTACTCCCACCGCCCATCCCCAGGCAGGCCCCCCACCTACAACACACACAACTGGAGGCTCAGCCAGACACCTGCCGACTCGTACAATGACACCTACCCTCTCTCAGTCCCCCAGAGGACACCAGGTGGGATTCGGTACCGAATCGCAGTCATTGCTGATCTGGACACAGAGTCAAGGGCCCAAGAGGAGAACACATGGTTCAGTTTCCTGAAGAAGGGCTACCTGACCCTGTCGGACAGTGGGGACAAGGTGGCTGTGGAGTGGGACGAAGACCCTGCGGTCCTGGAGTCCCACCTGGCGGAAAAGGGGAGGGGCATGGAGCTCTCAGACCTGATCGTCTTCAATGGGAAGCTCTATTCTGTGGATGACCGGACAGGGGTCGTCTACCAGATTGAAGGCACCAAGGCTGTGCCCTGGGTGATCCTGTCCGATGGTGATGGGACAGTGGAGAAAG GCTACCTTATCCATGAGTCTGCCTGCTGGAGTGACACACTGCAGCGCTGGTTCTTCCTGCCACGCCGGGCCAGCCACGCACGCTACAGTGAGAAGGAGGATGAGCGCAGGGGCACCAACCTCCTCTTGAGCGCCACCCCAGACTTCAGCGAGGTCACCGTCAGCCGCGTGGGGGAGGTCGTCCCCACACATGGCTTCTCATCCTTCAAGTTCATCCCCAACACCGATGACCAAATCATCGTGGCTCTCAAGTCCGAAGAGGACAGTGGCAAGATCGCCACCTACATCATGGCCTTCACGCTCGATGGCCGCTTCCTCCTGCCAGAGACCAAGATTGGAAGTGTGAAGTATGAAGGAATagaatttatttag
- the CANT1 gene encoding soluble calcium-activated nucleotidase 1 isoform X2 has product MPIPPSDRLEWNESMHSLRISVGGLPVLASMTKAADPRFRPRWRVILPSFVGAAVLWLLYSHRPSPGRPPTYNTHNWRLSQTPADSYNDTYPLSVPQRTPGGIRYRIAVIADLDTESRAQEENTWFSFLKKGYLTLSDSGDKVAVEWDEDPAVLESHLAEKGRGMELSDLIVFNGKLYSVDDRTGVVYQIEGTKAVPWVILSDGDGTVEKGFKAEWLAVKDEHLYVGGLGKEWTTPTGDMVNENPEWVKVVGHRGSVDHENWVSSYNALRAAAGIRPPGYLIHESACWSDTLQRWFFLPRRASHARYSEKEDERRGTNLLLSATPDFSEVTVSRVGEVVPTHGFSSFKFIPNTDDQIIVALKSEEDSGKIATYIMAFTLDGRFLLPETKIGSVKYEGIEFI; this is encoded by the exons ATGCCCATCCCGCCCTCCGACCGCCTGGAATGGAATGAGTCTATGCACTCCCTGCGGATCAGCGTGGGGGGCCTTCCTGTGCTGGCGTCCATGACCAAGGCCGCGGACCCCCGCTTCCGCCCACGGTGGAGGGTGATCCTGCCATCCTTTGTGGGTGCTGCTGTCCTCTGGCTGCTGTACTCCCACCGCCCATCCCCAGGCAGGCCCCCCACCTACAACACACACAACTGGAGGCTCAGCCAGACACCTGCCGACTCGTACAATGACACCTACCCTCTCTCAGTCCCCCAGAGGACACCAGGTGGGATTCGGTACCGAATCGCAGTCATTGCTGATCTGGACACAGAGTCAAGGGCCCAAGAGGAGAACACATGGTTCAGTTTCCTGAAGAAGGGCTACCTGACCCTGTCGGACAGTGGGGACAAGGTGGCTGTGGAGTGGGACGAAGACCCTGCGGTCCTGGAGTCCCACCTGGCGGAAAAGGGGAGGGGCATGGAGCTCTCAGACCTGATCGTCTTCAATGGGAAGCTCTATTCTGTGGATGACCGGACAGGGGTCGTCTACCAGATTGAAGGCACCAAGGCTGTGCCCTGGGTGATCCTGTCCGATGGTGATGGGACAGTGGAGAAAG GCTTCAAGGCCGAGTGGCTGGCAGTGAAGGACGAGCATCTGTATGTGGGCGGCCTGGGCAAGGAGTGGACCACCCCCACAGGGGACATGGTGAATGAGAACCCGGAGTGGGTGAAAGTGGTGGGCCACAGAGGCAGCGTGGACCACGAGAACTGGGTGTCCAGCTACAACGCTCTGAGGGCTGCCGCTGGGATCCGGCCACCAG GCTACCTTATCCATGAGTCTGCCTGCTGGAGTGACACACTGCAGCGCTGGTTCTTCCTGCCACGCCGGGCCAGCCACGCACGCTACAGTGAGAAGGAGGATGAGCGCAGGGGCACCAACCTCCTCTTGAGCGCCACCCCAGACTTCAGCGAGGTCACCGTCAGCCGCGTGGGGGAGGTCGTCCCCACACATGGCTTCTCATCCTTCAAGTTCATCCCCAACACCGATGACCAAATCATCGTGGCTCTCAAGTCCGAAGAGGACAGTGGCAAGATCGCCACCTACATCATGGCCTTCACGCTCGATGGCCGCTTCCTCCTGCCAGAGACCAAGATTGGAAGTGTGAAGTATGAAGGAATagaatttatttag
- the CANT1 gene encoding soluble calcium-activated nucleotidase 1 isoform X1, which translates to MHRTSGVQVPVTAPLTSLSPACRSHPTFSLMPIPPSDRLEWNESMHSLRISVGGLPVLASMTKAADPRFRPRWRVILPSFVGAAVLWLLYSHRPSPGRPPTYNTHNWRLSQTPADSYNDTYPLSVPQRTPGGIRYRIAVIADLDTESRAQEENTWFSFLKKGYLTLSDSGDKVAVEWDEDPAVLESHLAEKGRGMELSDLIVFNGKLYSVDDRTGVVYQIEGTKAVPWVILSDGDGTVEKGFKAEWLAVKDEHLYVGGLGKEWTTPTGDMVNENPEWVKVVGHRGSVDHENWVSSYNALRAAAGIRPPGYLIHESACWSDTLQRWFFLPRRASHARYSEKEDERRGTNLLLSATPDFSEVTVSRVGEVVPTHGFSSFKFIPNTDDQIIVALKSEEDSGKIATYIMAFTLDGRFLLPETKIGSVKYEGIEFI; encoded by the exons ATGCATCGGACCTCAGGCGTGCAGGTTCCAGTAACTGCTCCCCTAACCTCCCTCTCCCCGGCGTGTAGGTCCCACCCAACCTTCAGTCTGATGCCCATCCCGCCCTCCGACCGCCTGGAATGGAATGAGTCTATGCACTCCCTGCGGATCAGCGTGGGGGGCCTTCCTGTGCTGGCGTCCATGACCAAGGCCGCGGACCCCCGCTTCCGCCCACGGTGGAGGGTGATCCTGCCATCCTTTGTGGGTGCTGCTGTCCTCTGGCTGCTGTACTCCCACCGCCCATCCCCAGGCAGGCCCCCCACCTACAACACACACAACTGGAGGCTCAGCCAGACACCTGCCGACTCGTACAATGACACCTACCCTCTCTCAGTCCCCCAGAGGACACCAGGTGGGATTCGGTACCGAATCGCAGTCATTGCTGATCTGGACACAGAGTCAAGGGCCCAAGAGGAGAACACATGGTTCAGTTTCCTGAAGAAGGGCTACCTGACCCTGTCGGACAGTGGGGACAAGGTGGCTGTGGAGTGGGACGAAGACCCTGCGGTCCTGGAGTCCCACCTGGCGGAAAAGGGGAGGGGCATGGAGCTCTCAGACCTGATCGTCTTCAATGGGAAGCTCTATTCTGTGGATGACCGGACAGGGGTCGTCTACCAGATTGAAGGCACCAAGGCTGTGCCCTGGGTGATCCTGTCCGATGGTGATGGGACAGTGGAGAAAG GCTTCAAGGCCGAGTGGCTGGCAGTGAAGGACGAGCATCTGTATGTGGGCGGCCTGGGCAAGGAGTGGACCACCCCCACAGGGGACATGGTGAATGAGAACCCGGAGTGGGTGAAAGTGGTGGGCCACAGAGGCAGCGTGGACCACGAGAACTGGGTGTCCAGCTACAACGCTCTGAGGGCTGCCGCTGGGATCCGGCCACCAG GCTACCTTATCCATGAGTCTGCCTGCTGGAGTGACACACTGCAGCGCTGGTTCTTCCTGCCACGCCGGGCCAGCCACGCACGCTACAGTGAGAAGGAGGATGAGCGCAGGGGCACCAACCTCCTCTTGAGCGCCACCCCAGACTTCAGCGAGGTCACCGTCAGCCGCGTGGGGGAGGTCGTCCCCACACATGGCTTCTCATCCTTCAAGTTCATCCCCAACACCGATGACCAAATCATCGTGGCTCTCAAGTCCGAAGAGGACAGTGGCAAGATCGCCACCTACATCATGGCCTTCACGCTCGATGGCCGCTTCCTCCTGCCAGAGACCAAGATTGGAAGTGTGAAGTATGAAGGAATagaatttatttag